The bacterium genomic interval GAATGACGATTTCTTTTCGGATCATGGGAATAACATACGAAAAAAATATGGAATCTGAACAAAAAAAAGTCGATGAAGCGAAATTCGTCAGAGAGCATTGTAGTTAGTGACGATTCGCGGAGCCAAATTGGACGCGTTACAAACCAAATGGGATTGCTTCGTCGTCCGCCATACGACGGATTCCTCGCAATGACACGTCAGGCAAGATTACCTTAACTCCATTAAAGGTGGACAGACAGGAGTGTCTGTCCTACGGGGATTGCTTCGTCCCTACGTTCTTCGCAAAGACATATCTGGCTAGATTAGCTAACCCCTGGAGACCTGTCCGTACCCATGTCATGCAAGATTGCTTGACCTCCAGTAAAGGTGGACAGACAAGAGTGTCTGTCCTACTTACAAGAAAAGGGCAACACCAAAGACTGCCAGAAGGAATACCAACAGTAATTTATAGAGCGTTGTCCGCGGCAAAAGGATGTATCCAAGCAAAAAGCCAGTCGCGATGGAAATCCACGCAAGCTCTTCTGCCCCTTGTGCCGCAATGGTGTAAACGATTCTTCCCCACTCCCTTGCTGTCAAAACAAATGTTGCGCCGATGAGAAACGCCCCAACGGAACGAATCCAAAACAAGATACGCGGGAGGTTCCATTGCTCGATGGCATGTGGGAGCAAAACTCCTTGTTCCCAACCATATTTCACCGACCACAACCGAAATGACCAGAGGGGGATGTTGTACAATGCTAAAAAAAGCAATACAGCGATTGCCCGAACGGCATTCGATTGATGATAAGCAAACAATCCGACGATTAAACCGAGTAACATAGTAATCGGTTTCCAACCGTCGCGGAAAAGCTGCCACCCGATCATCTGAAATGAGGTCGATGTCCAATCGCGTAACGATGTTACGATTCCTGGCGCTGTACCTGATTGTTCGGTATCGACTTCAGCGCGGGCAACAGCGCCGATTGCCATTGGGAGCAAATCCGGGTGTCCACAATAGAATCCGTTTTGATTGCGCAGGAATTCCGCTTGTTTAGCTGGCTCATTGACAAACATTCGGCGCGCTATGGGAAGCAAAGCATTGGTCCATCCGATACCAAGTTGCCGCACATTGGTCGTAACAACCGGTGCAATTACGGCTCCATCGTGAAGCCGTTTCCAAAGTTTCGAGTCGAATTCAGGTGTTGTGATTTTCATAAGACACTCGACCGGCGAATCAACTCAAGTACCGTGAATCCGATTGCTCCTAAAACAAACGCGAGTACAGTGTCGCGATGTAAAAACAGTCTTGCGACAGACGCAATCGCTAAGCCAGCAATCAAGGGTACAATAGTTAACAAGATGGGATCCGCTTCAAACCAAATCCATTTGAACAGCGCCCATCCTGTGTACCCCATGAAGTAACTGATGCCCGCTAACAACGCTCCGGTCAGGAAATGAACTGAAGCGGCAAAGCTAATCAGACGGCGGATAGCC includes:
- a CDS encoding PTS system mannose/fructose/sorbose family transporter subunit IID, which gives rise to MKITTPEFDSKLWKRLHDGAVIAPVVTTNVRQLGIGWTNALLPIARRMFVNEPAKQAEFLRNQNGFYCGHPDLLPMAIGAVARAEVDTEQSGTAPGIVTSLRDWTSTSFQMIGWQLFRDGWKPITMLLGLIVGLFAYHQSNAVRAIAVLLFLALYNIPLWSFRLWSVKYGWEQGVLLPHAIEQWNLPRILFWIRSVGAFLIGATFVLTAREWGRIVYTIAAQGAEELAWISIATGFLLGYILLPRTTLYKLLLVFLLAVFGVALFL